A stretch of the Bdellovibrio sp. 22V genome encodes the following:
- a CDS encoding cbb3-type cytochrome c oxidase subunit 3 translates to MKQEGLRYFTDTHLTALGLLIFFVFFVGVLIWVYRKHSKELYQHLEQIPLKGE, encoded by the coding sequence ATGAAACAAGAAGGACTCCGCTACTTTACCGACACTCATCTTACCGCGCTGGGACTTCTGATTTTCTTCGTGTTTTTCGTCGGCGTTTTGATTTGGGTTTACCGAAAGCACAGTAAAGAACTTTATCAACATCTTGAGCAGATTCCACTAAAGGGAGAGTAA
- a CDS encoding KH domain-containing protein yields the protein MLTQTIIEDNAVRDRLAKVLQSVIEEMTSSQEIVVSFATGDKTTVYKVTLPQEFRGKLIGSQGKNITSLRNIIGAMAGNHGFRAIIELVI from the coding sequence GTGTTAACTCAGACAATTATTGAAGACAACGCGGTAAGAGACCGGTTGGCTAAAGTGCTTCAGAGTGTGATCGAAGAAATGACATCGAGCCAGGAAATCGTTGTCAGTTTCGCAACCGGGGATAAAACGACTGTGTATAAAGTGACATTGCCCCAGGAGTTCCGCGGGAAATTGATCGGATCTCAAGGTAAGAACATTACTTCGCTTCGAAATATTATTGGAGCTATGGCGGGCAACCATGGATTCCGCGCCATCATCGAGCTCGTCATCTAG
- a CDS encoding OmpA family protein, whose translation MISRANQLLASTAFAIAVAGCASTPPTMQEISSSANPATEIERTEEMLKEARDQQVDVLSPENFTDASKELEKAKEKREKGKSNEDILEHVAKSRGWLQEANSKAEISRTSMKEITDARAGALRAGAPTLFEKEWKKAENNLEDITASIEKGNLGPAEKKGNDLTTRYRELEVDSVKKANLSTAQENIDAAKKEGALKKAPKTLSIAEMKFDNASKLIESDPRNNEAIRRASEDATRESVHLTDVTKKVNEGNTEDLVLTAEKQQRTISSLRKDYSSTEQQLEQSQSQLSATEAEKMELQKQADLNAAASKLRTQFKPNEAEVYVENNKVMLRLKNVQFPSAKATLGPKSQAALRKVDTALAEVKPSKITVEGHTDSTGSYEKNKELSAQRAEAVEKFLVSQGVVSEGQVEAVGMGPEKPVSDNSTAQGRAQNRRIDLLIETE comes from the coding sequence ATGATTTCCCGAGCGAACCAACTCTTGGCCTCTACCGCCTTTGCGATTGCAGTGGCTGGTTGCGCGAGCACTCCGCCGACAATGCAGGAGATCTCGTCCAGTGCGAACCCAGCAACCGAAATTGAGCGCACGGAGGAAATGTTAAAAGAAGCGCGTGATCAACAAGTGGATGTTCTATCTCCTGAAAATTTCACGGACGCCTCTAAAGAGCTTGAGAAAGCCAAAGAAAAACGCGAAAAAGGAAAGTCGAATGAAGACATTCTTGAACACGTAGCGAAGTCTCGCGGCTGGCTGCAGGAAGCCAACTCGAAAGCCGAGATTTCCCGCACTTCCATGAAAGAAATCACGGATGCACGTGCCGGCGCATTACGCGCGGGGGCTCCGACACTTTTCGAAAAAGAATGGAAGAAAGCTGAAAACAATCTTGAAGACATCACTGCCTCCATCGAAAAAGGCAATCTGGGGCCGGCAGAGAAAAAAGGCAACGATCTGACAACTCGTTATCGCGAGCTTGAAGTTGACTCTGTCAAAAAAGCCAATCTTTCAACAGCCCAAGAAAATATCGACGCTGCCAAAAAAGAAGGAGCCTTGAAAAAAGCTCCGAAAACTTTGAGCATCGCGGAAATGAAATTCGACAACGCCTCTAAACTCATCGAATCGGATCCTCGCAACAATGAAGCGATTCGCCGCGCCTCTGAAGACGCGACAAGAGAGTCCGTTCATCTTACTGATGTCACTAAAAAAGTGAACGAAGGGAATACCGAGGATCTTGTTTTGACGGCGGAAAAACAACAGCGCACCATCTCCAGTCTTAGAAAAGACTATTCGTCAACAGAACAACAATTGGAACAATCACAAAGCCAATTGAGCGCGACGGAAGCCGAAAAGATGGAGCTGCAAAAACAAGCTGACTTGAACGCAGCGGCTTCAAAATTGCGCACTCAGTTTAAACCCAACGAAGCGGAAGTTTACGTTGAAAACAATAAAGTGATGTTGCGTTTGAAGAACGTGCAGTTCCCCTCAGCCAAAGCCACCTTGGGCCCTAAGAGCCAAGCGGCTTTACGCAAAGTGGATACTGCTTTAGCCGAAGTAAAACCTTCTAAGATTACAGTGGAAGGCCACACGGATTCGACAGGCAGTTATGAAAAGAATAAAGAGCTTTCAGCACAAAGAGCTGAAGCGGTTGAAAAATTCCTTGTATCACAAGGCGTGGTTTCAGAAGGGCAAGTTGAAGCCGTCGGTATGGGACCTGAAAAACCCGTAAGCGACAACTCAACGGCACAAGGTCGGGCGCAAAATAGACGTATCGATCTGCTTATTGAAACCGAATAG
- a CDS encoding transcriptional regulator, protein MATHLSGPKWTELKKDLMQKWHELTENDLEQTKGRSESIADLLERKVGLAIEEASEKVAEIASHYHLYDEPEEKPAKVSQEKKERVMELKPKKPARRDVNPKA, encoded by the coding sequence ATGGCAACACACCTTTCGGGACCGAAATGGACGGAACTAAAAAAAGATCTTATGCAAAAATGGCATGAGCTCACTGAAAATGACCTGGAACAAACCAAAGGTCGCTCCGAATCTATTGCGGATCTCTTAGAACGGAAGGTGGGTTTGGCCATTGAAGAGGCCAGCGAAAAGGTTGCGGAAATTGCTTCCCATTACCATCTTTATGATGAACCTGAAGAAAAACCTGCAAAGGTTTCTCAGGAGAAAAAGGAACGAGTGATGGAACTTAAACCCAAAAAGCCGGCTCGCCGCGATGTGAATCCAAAGGCCTAA
- a CDS encoding sulfite exporter TauE/SafE family protein, translating into MTTATGLLVLGIISSSFFGSWHCAAMCGPIATLMKSRNHLLQYHLGRLSSYLLLGFLAGSLGEFFLNSDFVILRWISAGVLALLLCFYGIVMLAPRLQRTPAWTHAPLALLRRLQAFHVQRSGFIVGLFTAFLPCGWLYTYVAAAITTKSPWAGTLTLFLFWLGGLPALSAIPFMVRRTVQSAGLKQQKWAGIILVISGLYSLGSFMFLH; encoded by the coding sequence ATGACAACCGCAACGGGCCTTTTAGTTCTGGGGATTATCTCTTCAAGTTTCTTCGGCAGCTGGCACTGCGCTGCCATGTGCGGCCCGATTGCGACTTTGATGAAATCCCGAAATCATCTTTTGCAATATCATTTGGGTCGGCTGTCTTCTTACTTACTTTTGGGATTTCTTGCCGGAAGTCTTGGCGAGTTTTTTTTGAACAGTGACTTTGTGATTTTGCGCTGGATCTCAGCGGGCGTGTTAGCACTGCTATTATGTTTTTATGGCATTGTTATGCTCGCTCCCCGTTTGCAAAGAACTCCGGCATGGACTCATGCTCCCCTGGCATTACTGCGCAGGCTCCAAGCTTTTCACGTGCAGCGCTCGGGATTCATTGTGGGACTTTTCACGGCCTTTTTGCCTTGCGGTTGGCTTTACACTTACGTGGCGGCAGCAATCACAACGAAGAGTCCTTGGGCAGGAACGCTGACTTTGTTTTTATTTTGGCTCGGTGGTCTTCCCGCTTTGTCAGCCATCCCTTTTATGGTTCGCAGGACTGTCCAAAGCGCTGGTTTAAAACAACAAAAATGGGCCGGAATTATATTAGTTATTTCTGGTTTGTATTCCCTCGGCAGCTTCATGTTTCTGCACTGA
- a CDS encoding DNA starvation/stationary phase protection protein, with product MRQSTHASKESRNLQSVPRAETDMANVVETLKVTLADEYLLQLKTQNFHWNVEGPLFFSLHKLFEEQYKELFEFVDRTAEVVRALKSKTPGSFKEFKELSSIQEAPEKFSANQMIETLSQDHTNIAIALRSRLEAAEEAEETSAVVLYEDLITFHEKAAWMIRSHRS from the coding sequence ATGAGACAAAGTACACATGCGTCTAAAGAAAGTCGCAATCTGCAATCCGTGCCGCGAGCTGAAACGGATATGGCTAATGTTGTCGAAACCCTGAAAGTCACGTTAGCCGACGAATATCTTCTGCAATTAAAAACTCAAAACTTTCACTGGAACGTGGAAGGTCCCTTGTTCTTCTCTTTGCACAAACTCTTTGAAGAACAATACAAAGAACTTTTTGAGTTTGTCGACAGAACGGCGGAAGTCGTCAGGGCTTTGAAATCCAAAACTCCGGGATCTTTTAAAGAATTTAAAGAACTTTCATCAATTCAGGAAGCTCCGGAAAAATTCAGCGCGAATCAGATGATCGAGACTTTGAGTCAAGATCATACGAATATCGCGATTGCTTTGCGATCCCGTTTGGAAGCCGCGGAAGAAGCGGAAGAAACAAGTGCTGTGGTGCTTTACGAAGATTTGATTACTTTCCATGAAAAGGCAGCTTGGATGATTCGAAGCCACAGATCTTAA
- a CDS encoding Spy/CpxP family protein refolding chaperone gives MNRLMTFTAGLCLFLPAFANANPALALDEDQEIAMTLVEALEKPHHPQECEQVQLDDAQKTALREAKFAYAKQKNTTDAALKNAWMDYVHTLVDTTSTKDIGLAAANNLKTTAMTAGTAKMNFELKVFYDILKPEQRMPALRCTMKIKRQKMMERLIERCSKLPPKQP, from the coding sequence ATGAATCGCTTGATGACTTTCACTGCTGGACTTTGCTTGTTCCTACCAGCCTTTGCGAACGCCAACCCGGCTTTGGCCCTTGATGAAGATCAAGAAATTGCCATGACTCTGGTAGAGGCGCTGGAAAAACCTCATCATCCTCAGGAGTGCGAACAAGTGCAGCTTGACGATGCACAAAAAACCGCTTTACGTGAGGCAAAGTTCGCTTATGCAAAACAAAAAAACACAACAGACGCGGCTTTGAAAAACGCATGGATGGACTACGTTCACACCTTGGTTGATACGACATCGACAAAAGACATCGGTCTGGCTGCTGCGAACAATCTCAAAACGACGGCGATGACAGCGGGTACTGCCAAGATGAATTTCGAATTAAAAGTGTTCTACGATATTCTGAAACCGGAACAAAGAATGCCAGCTCTTCGCTGCACGATGAAGATTAAAAGACAAAAGATGATGGAAAGACTCATCGAACGCTGTTCGAAACTTCCGCCGAAACAACCTTAG
- a CDS encoding sodium/glutamate symporter: MTLTSLQTVALAALVVYFGRYLKRKIHFIDKYNLPSPVIGGFIVAFILSILKSYDLFSIQFNKGLEEGLMIAFFASIGYSASLKLLKEGGRTVVFFLALAIVGLFLQIGAGIGLAKLMDLPPLMGVLTGAVSLTGGPGTALAFGPLFEQAGVTGASVIGLTTAMGGILLGGLVGTPLATHLLHKKNLVSGNHKTVSQQEAPLLLKATPGKDLLMHFLGLAVIMGFGTALSSWINAQGITLPIYIGSMIIAAVVRNIEDVKPVFQIQADWIEEIGSVALTLFIAMAIMSLRLDELKNAALPIFVFLIVQVLLVAITALGPAFWFTGRDYEAAIISSGYVGFMMGTSANAMANMSSLSQKYGPAPKAFLVVPLVGSCFIDFINATAITFCLNYLR, encoded by the coding sequence ATGACACTCACATCTTTGCAAACTGTCGCTTTAGCCGCTCTTGTTGTTTATTTTGGTCGCTACCTCAAACGCAAGATTCACTTTATCGATAAATACAATCTGCCTTCCCCGGTTATTGGCGGATTCATTGTGGCGTTCATTCTTTCGATTTTAAAAAGTTACGATTTATTTTCGATTCAATTTAACAAAGGTCTCGAAGAAGGTTTGATGATCGCCTTCTTTGCGTCGATCGGTTATTCGGCGTCTCTCAAATTATTGAAAGAAGGCGGACGTACCGTTGTGTTTTTCTTGGCTCTCGCGATCGTCGGTCTTTTCCTGCAGATTGGCGCGGGCATCGGCTTGGCAAAACTTATGGATTTGCCGCCTTTAATGGGTGTTTTGACTGGAGCGGTGTCGTTGACAGGAGGTCCCGGCACCGCTCTGGCTTTTGGTCCTTTGTTTGAACAAGCTGGAGTCACCGGCGCTTCCGTCATCGGTCTTACGACCGCGATGGGTGGAATTCTTTTGGGCGGACTGGTCGGAACGCCTCTTGCGACTCATCTTTTGCATAAAAAAAATCTGGTCAGTGGCAACCATAAAACGGTGTCGCAACAGGAAGCACCTCTGCTGCTGAAGGCGACTCCCGGCAAAGATCTTTTGATGCATTTTCTGGGACTCGCAGTGATTATGGGTTTCGGCACGGCTTTGAGTTCTTGGATAAATGCACAAGGAATCACTTTGCCGATCTATATTGGCTCGATGATTATCGCGGCCGTCGTCCGCAATATTGAAGACGTAAAACCTGTTTTCCAAATTCAAGCCGACTGGATTGAGGAGATTGGTTCTGTCGCTCTGACTCTTTTTATCGCGATGGCAATTATGTCTCTGCGTTTAGACGAACTTAAAAACGCCGCTTTGCCGATTTTTGTTTTCTTGATTGTGCAAGTGCTGCTTGTCGCGATCACTGCCTTGGGGCCTGCTTTTTGGTTTACCGGAAGGGATTATGAAGCCGCAATTATCAGTTCCGGTTACGTAGGATTTATGATGGGAACTTCGGCCAATGCCATGGCCAATATGTCATCCCTGTCACAAAAATACGGTCCTGCACCAAAGGCTTTCTTAGTTGTTCCTTTGGTCGGATCTTGTTTCATTGACTTTATCAACGCAACAGCGATTACTTTTTGTCTGAATTATCTAAGATAA
- a CDS encoding methyltransferase domain-containing protein, which produces MASQIELYQENVIKKALPLSEKVVEAFYHHPRHLFVPEYSIAEAYSDHPLLLFERSPLLSTISQPSFVLKILDMLQLESGHKVFELGTGSGWNTALMAHIVGDTGKVISVEVIPEMAKRATDMLKQFHVKNAVVLEGDGFEGYQIESPYDRAIFTAGSREFPEKLFEQLKEGGRMVFVRETHLGYDSLELIEKKNGVVDVISAVPCSFVSVIRKKESRLQDGTP; this is translated from the coding sequence ATGGCTTCACAAATCGAACTCTATCAGGAAAACGTGATAAAAAAAGCGTTGCCTCTGTCTGAGAAGGTGGTCGAGGCTTTTTATCATCATCCTCGTCATCTTTTTGTACCGGAATATTCAATAGCCGAAGCGTACTCAGATCATCCGCTTCTTTTATTTGAGCGATCTCCGCTTTTGTCGACGATTTCGCAACCCAGCTTTGTTTTGAAAATTCTGGATATGTTGCAACTTGAATCCGGTCATAAGGTTTTTGAACTCGGAACGGGAAGCGGGTGGAACACCGCCTTGATGGCGCATATTGTGGGTGACACTGGGAAAGTGATTTCCGTCGAAGTGATTCCGGAAATGGCAAAAAGAGCGACCGATATGTTAAAACAATTTCACGTGAAAAACGCCGTGGTCCTGGAAGGCGACGGGTTTGAAGGCTATCAGATAGAGTCCCCTTACGATCGCGCGATATTTACAGCAGGCTCCAGAGAATTTCCTGAAAAACTTTTCGAGCAACTGAAAGAGGGCGGACGGATGGTTTTTGTGCGGGAAACGCATTTAGGTTATGACTCGTTGGAACTCATTGAAAAGAAAAATGGAGTGGTTGACGTGATCTCGGCGGTGCCATGTTCGTTTGTTTCGGTGATCAGAAAGAAAGAGTCCCGCCTGCAAGACGGGACTCCCTGA
- a CDS encoding ZIP family metal transporter: MMSAWMGLLAGGITGLSTMLGALPVLKQETKTWNPWRSLNLDFAIGMMLAAAAFNLIGPAYSSAHGATGVSLALVLGVVSIYGLSHLIHKVSPSDWSLHRRAWLFVTAMMLHNLPEGLASGAALSADSISQANGWTVVGAIVFQNFPEGLATAAAFLSIGLSRKTAFFGACLTGVMEILGGAAGGLFATVTSASLPYILAFAGGAMISVTLEEVFAKLKETQMRYLLQKEFVMGALSVVVMNWIIA, from the coding sequence ATGATGAGTGCGTGGATGGGACTTTTAGCAGGTGGTATTACAGGGCTCTCAACGATGCTCGGTGCTCTGCCTGTGCTAAAGCAGGAAACGAAAACGTGGAATCCCTGGCGAAGCCTCAATCTCGATTTTGCTATCGGGATGATGCTCGCCGCGGCTGCCTTTAATCTTATCGGTCCCGCTTATTCAAGCGCCCATGGCGCGACTGGAGTTTCGTTGGCGCTCGTATTAGGCGTGGTTTCCATTTACGGACTCAGTCATTTGATTCACAAGGTGTCGCCTTCCGATTGGTCATTGCATCGTCGTGCTTGGCTTTTTGTCACGGCGATGATGCTGCATAATCTCCCAGAGGGTTTAGCTTCGGGAGCTGCATTAAGTGCGGACTCTATTTCTCAAGCCAACGGTTGGACTGTGGTGGGCGCTATCGTCTTTCAAAACTTTCCTGAAGGTTTAGCGACGGCTGCTGCTTTTCTTTCTATTGGGCTTTCCCGCAAAACGGCCTTCTTTGGTGCGTGCCTTACAGGTGTCATGGAAATCTTGGGCGGTGCCGCAGGTGGATTGTTCGCGACGGTGACTTCGGCATCTCTACCTTACATTCTTGCGTTCGCCGGCGGCGCGATGATCAGCGTTACTTTAGAAGAAGTTTTTGCGAAGCTCAAAGAAACGCAAATGCGCTATCTCTTACAAAAAGAATTTGTCATGGGAGCTCTCTCCGTTGTGGTGATGAACTGGATTATCGCCTAG
- the ccoG gene encoding cytochrome c oxidase accessory protein CcoG, giving the protein MSSLDPNKLTSVDQHGDRVDIIPAEVRGFFRRHRNWTQAILLIIFLALPWTEMQGHQTILLNVPAREFALFGILFRAHDAPLLFFILALAALGLAFVTSIWGRVWCGWACPQTVFIDGVFRRIEQWVEGNYIQRRQLRDGPMTSAKARKKATTWFLFFVVSALIAHSFMAYFVGAKDLIAMMQKAPSENLTYFVLVFVFTGLILFDFGWFREQFCVIMCPYGRLQSVLLDPKSMAVVYDVERGEPRKGVKTDKKTGDCVSCNRCVQVCPTGIDIRNGLQMECIACTACIDACDDIMEKVKKPKGLISYRTLDGSAISLKKSRSIFYILALTLLTAGLVYSLGSRQPVHFTVLRGAGLPYSSVQGQKGETLILNQFKVHIQNQGKLPALYELSLKENKLAIEITVAENPVHLAPGESREWYFFTRVSPQAFHSQNQIKTELLLRDLKSSFTTERELILVGPRQ; this is encoded by the coding sequence ATGAGTTCCTTAGATCCGAATAAACTAACTAGCGTTGATCAGCATGGCGACCGAGTCGATATTATTCCGGCGGAAGTGCGGGGTTTCTTCCGTCGCCATCGCAACTGGACTCAGGCGATTTTGCTGATTATTTTCCTCGCTCTGCCGTGGACGGAGATGCAGGGACATCAAACGATTTTGCTGAACGTCCCGGCCCGCGAGTTTGCTTTATTTGGAATTCTTTTCCGAGCCCATGATGCTCCTCTTTTGTTTTTTATTCTTGCATTAGCGGCTTTGGGTCTGGCCTTTGTTACTTCCATCTGGGGCCGCGTGTGGTGTGGCTGGGCGTGCCCACAAACAGTTTTTATCGACGGCGTGTTTCGCCGAATAGAACAGTGGGTGGAAGGAAATTATATTCAGCGCCGTCAGCTTCGTGACGGTCCGATGACTTCTGCGAAGGCTCGCAAAAAAGCCACAACCTGGTTTTTGTTTTTTGTTGTTTCCGCTCTTATCGCTCATAGTTTTATGGCGTACTTCGTCGGCGCCAAAGACTTGATTGCGATGATGCAAAAAGCGCCCTCTGAAAACCTGACTTACTTTGTTTTGGTCTTCGTCTTTACGGGTTTGATTTTGTTCGACTTCGGTTGGTTCCGGGAGCAGTTCTGCGTGATCATGTGTCCTTACGGTCGGCTGCAATCTGTTTTACTGGATCCGAAGTCCATGGCGGTCGTTTACGACGTAGAGCGCGGCGAACCTCGCAAGGGAGTGAAGACCGACAAAAAAACGGGCGACTGTGTCTCTTGCAATCGCTGTGTGCAGGTCTGCCCTACGGGGATTGACATCCGTAACGGTTTACAAATGGAATGCATCGCTTGCACAGCGTGTATCGATGCGTGCGATGACATCATGGAAAAAGTTAAAAAACCAAAGGGTCTGATCAGCTATCGCACTTTGGATGGCAGCGCCATCAGTCTGAAAAAATCGCGCAGCATCTTCTATATCCTTGCGTTGACTTTGCTCACTGCCGGTCTCGTTTACTCTTTAGGCAGCCGCCAACCTGTGCACTTTACCGTTTTGCGCGGAGCCGGCCTTCCTTATTCATCCGTCCAAGGTCAAAAGGGCGAAACGTTGATCCTCAATCAGTTCAAAGTCCACATCCAAAATCAAGGCAAGCTTCCTGCCCTCTATGAACTGTCTTTAAAAGAAAACAAACTCGCTATTGAAATCACCGTCGCTGAAAATCCTGTTCATTTGGCACCAGGGGAAAGTAGAGAATGGTATTTCTTTACCCGCGTTTCCCCGCAGGCGTTTCACTCACAGAATCAAATCAAAACCGAACTTTTGTTGCGCGATCTAAAGTCGTCCTTCACGACAGAGCGTGAATTGATTTTAGTGGGACCACGCCAATGA
- a CDS encoding DUF6279 family lipoprotein — MIKTIFLICASLFCFSACSRLDLAVNWADTFLAAKVDDYFDISSEQKKELKKYLQADFKRLKNELLPQWMDEISKFKSDVAQGSLTKNRVELYFNTVMKNVSSFTGHFSETAVSFMASVDSNQLNHFNKAFRDKAKEDHEKISDTQKYRNNLRDKYYKYFEMFLGDLTAEQKNLIEKHLNETPYPAALKLKNKEHVFQTFLKERGSPEQIALFVKNYSAHPEQYSLPEYKQAYQQYQQSLEKLVVQVLTSLNANQKAELLNNLSEKLAQLERIRKRG, encoded by the coding sequence ATGATCAAAACAATCTTTTTAATCTGCGCAAGTCTCTTTTGTTTTTCCGCTTGTTCCCGCTTGGACTTAGCGGTGAATTGGGCGGACACTTTTCTCGCCGCAAAAGTCGACGACTATTTCGACATCTCATCAGAACAAAAAAAGGAACTTAAAAAATATCTCCAGGCGGACTTCAAACGCCTGAAGAATGAGCTTTTACCGCAATGGATGGACGAGATCTCCAAATTCAAATCCGACGTTGCGCAAGGATCTCTGACAAAAAATCGTGTGGAGTTGTATTTTAATACTGTGATGAAAAACGTGTCCTCCTTTACAGGACATTTTTCAGAGACCGCAGTCAGCTTCATGGCCAGTGTTGATAGCAATCAACTGAACCACTTCAACAAAGCTTTTCGGGACAAAGCCAAAGAAGATCACGAAAAAATAAGTGATACGCAAAAATATCGCAATAACCTGCGCGACAAATACTATAAATATTTTGAGATGTTTCTTGGTGATTTAACCGCCGAACAAAAAAATCTGATCGAAAAACATTTAAACGAGACACCCTATCCTGCGGCATTAAAACTTAAAAACAAAGAACACGTCTTTCAAACTTTTTTGAAAGAGCGTGGCTCGCCCGAACAAATCGCTCTTTTTGTAAAGAATTACTCCGCCCATCCGGAACAGTATTCCCTGCCCGAGTATAAGCAGGCTTATCAGCAATACCAGCAAAGCTTGGAAAAGCTGGTTGTGCAAGTTCTGACGAGCTTGAATGCGAATCAAAAGGCGGAATTGCTGAATAATCTTTCCGAAAAACTGGCGCAGCTCGAACGAATTCGCAAAAGAGGCTGA
- a CDS encoding hydrogen peroxide-inducible genes activator — MTLTQLEYILAVADTGSFSQAARQCHVTQPTLSMQIQKLEEELGIVIFDRTKQPIKATSVGEEILHQARLVVRGSQHIREIVDDAKGSLKGELRIGIIPTLAPYLLPLFLKRMKDAYKNLHLTFEELQTETMVEKIRTHSLDLGIVVTPIDDLNIANHVLFYEPFWAYFAKGHALLDKKSVDEKDLSIDEVLLLNEGHCFREQSLSLCRNRKQVLSSDKSFTFESGSLETLKKLVDQGENFTLLPWLAAMDVQDKKRLRPFSEPIPTREVSLIHGPHFQRKALLKALIENIKKNLPEGLSLTRAKNQLKVDNPLGTLK; from the coding sequence ATGACACTCACGCAACTCGAATACATTCTTGCCGTCGCCGACACCGGAAGCTTTAGCCAGGCCGCACGCCAGTGCCACGTTACACAACCGACTTTAAGCATGCAGATTCAAAAGCTGGAAGAAGAGTTGGGGATCGTCATATTCGATCGCACGAAACAGCCTATCAAAGCGACTTCGGTCGGCGAAGAAATTCTGCACCAAGCGCGCTTGGTCGTGCGCGGTTCACAACATATTCGGGAAATCGTCGATGATGCGAAAGGTTCTTTAAAAGGCGAACTGCGTATCGGAATTATTCCCACCTTGGCACCTTACTTATTGCCGTTGTTTCTGAAAAGAATGAAGGATGCTTACAAAAACCTGCATTTGACCTTTGAAGAACTGCAAACGGAAACAATGGTGGAAAAAATCCGCACGCACAGCCTTGATCTAGGTATCGTTGTCACACCCATTGACGATTTGAACATCGCCAATCACGTTCTTTTTTATGAGCCCTTCTGGGCTTACTTCGCCAAAGGGCATGCGCTCTTAGATAAAAAAAGTGTGGATGAAAAAGACTTGTCCATTGATGAGGTTTTGCTTTTAAACGAAGGCCACTGCTTCCGCGAGCAAAGCCTGTCCTTGTGTCGTAATCGCAAACAAGTCCTGTCTTCCGACAAAAGTTTCACCTTCGAAAGCGGCAGTCTTGAAACTTTGAAAAAACTCGTGGATCAGGGCGAGAACTTTACACTTTTACCTTGGCTGGCGGCCATGGACGTTCAAGATAAAAAGCGCTTACGACCGTTCTCAGAGCCGATTCCTACTCGAGAGGTGAGTCTCATTCATGGACCACATTTTCAAAGAAAAGCGCTGCTTAAAGCGCTTATTGAAAACATAAAGAAAAATCTTCCTGAAGGGCTGTCTTTGACTCGTGCTAAAAACCAATTAAAAGTAGACAATCCGCTAGGAACTCTCAAATAG
- a CDS encoding cbb3-type cytochrome c oxidase N-terminal domain-containing protein, producing MSQDNEKFHVYDGIVEHDNPLPTWWLWGFFLTIIFSFLYYLHYELGGGPTLNDELKVAMEELEKSRAQSAVTSVMETEESLQALFAKEGVLSLGESQFAAKCASCHGQKLEGLIGPNLTDSYWLHGKGQRLDVVKVIREGVPEKGMPPWGPVMKKDEIYAVAAFILAKKGTMSSGGKEPQGEKVE from the coding sequence ATGAGCCAGGACAACGAAAAATTCCATGTCTATGACGGCATCGTAGAGCATGACAATCCTCTGCCTACGTGGTGGTTGTGGGGATTTTTTCTTACCATTATTTTCTCGTTCCTCTATTACCTTCATTATGAATTAGGTGGCGGCCCGACACTGAATGACGAACTTAAAGTCGCGATGGAAGAGCTGGAAAAATCACGCGCCCAATCCGCAGTCACTTCGGTGATGGAAACGGAAGAGTCATTACAAGCTCTTTTCGCGAAGGAGGGTGTCCTTTCACTGGGAGAATCTCAATTCGCGGCGAAATGTGCTTCCTGCCACGGGCAAAAACTTGAAGGACTTATCGGTCCTAATCTAACTGACAGCTATTGGCTGCACGGAAAAGGTCAGCGCCTTGACGTTGTTAAAGTGATTCGCGAAGGCGTTCCTGAAAAAGGCATGCCGCCATGGGGCCCGGTTATGAAGAAAGATGAAATTTACGCTGTAGCGGCTTTCATTCTTGCGAAGAAAGGCACGATGTCTTCCGGCGGAAAAGAACCGCAAGGAGAAAAAGTTGAATGA